In one window of Pseudoalteromonas sp. GCY DNA:
- a CDS encoding Crp/Fnr family transcriptional regulator translates to MDALTRLKQAVDAYYPLSQETWSAIAAITSIKLLAKDEWLYKEGEYLTTFAFLHQGLVRLVNTNAAGQEYNKRFFVAGEFPGVMRALHRQEPANQGIQALETSQVVLINFKQFRALLMDNPELMRFQILYLEKNWLLEKDKRELYMVQLDATERYLAFLKEQPELAERVPQYHLASHLGITPTQLSRIRKSLKNSGSFT, encoded by the coding sequence ATGGATGCACTAACAAGATTAAAACAAGCGGTAGACGCCTATTACCCGCTTTCTCAAGAAACCTGGTCCGCTATTGCTGCGATCACCAGCATCAAATTACTCGCGAAAGATGAGTGGCTTTACAAAGAAGGAGAGTATCTGACTACTTTTGCATTTTTACATCAAGGGTTAGTTAGATTAGTAAACACCAATGCTGCTGGGCAGGAATACAATAAGCGTTTTTTTGTGGCGGGGGAATTTCCTGGTGTAATGCGTGCGCTACATCGCCAAGAGCCTGCCAATCAAGGGATCCAAGCGCTTGAAACATCACAGGTAGTCCTAATCAATTTTAAACAGTTTAGAGCACTACTGATGGATAATCCTGAATTAATGCGATTTCAAATACTGTATCTTGAGAAAAACTGGTTGTTAGAAAAGGATAAACGAGAGCTTTATATGGTGCAATTAGATGCCACGGAGCGCTATCTCGCATTTTTAAAAGAGCAGCCAGAACTTGCTGAGCGTGTACCACAATACCATTTAGCATCACATCTTGGGATCACTCCTACTCAGTTAAGTCGAATAAGAAAATCGTTAAAAAATTCAGGTTCGTTTACATAG
- the zapE gene encoding cell division protein ZapE — translation MSISSHYQAQIECGNLTPDAAQQAAISALDALSHSLACGHSNKGIYFYGPVGRGKTMLMDWFYEFTDVTDKTRLHFHHFMQQVHKELNQIQGVRDPLKRIAQNWAEHTSLLCFDEFFVTDIGDAIIMARLFEALFEAGVTLVATSNCHPTELYKDGLHRDRFEPTIHLLMRHCEVISVCGETDHRFSKGTTANHYFVNDKQAFWDAFTNAGGIFKPGVLEVNHRLINVLGENESVVCFDFMEICSSPRATNDYIELAQQFSCIFISELPLLGVTPENKDVAQGTEEGYIRPNNTMQPRIGDDEARRLIAIIDECYEAKVLVVFLADAPIAQIYQGEQLAFAFARCISRVTEMQSWSLSAC, via the coding sequence ATGTCAATCTCTAGCCATTACCAAGCACAAATTGAATGTGGAAATCTTACTCCTGACGCAGCGCAGCAAGCTGCAATTTCAGCCTTAGATGCCCTTTCTCATTCACTCGCTTGTGGTCACTCGAATAAAGGCATCTATTTTTATGGCCCAGTTGGTCGTGGCAAGACGATGCTGATGGATTGGTTTTATGAATTCACTGACGTCACAGATAAAACTCGCCTACACTTTCATCATTTTATGCAACAGGTACATAAAGAGCTCAATCAAATTCAAGGTGTGAGAGATCCTTTAAAGCGGATCGCCCAAAACTGGGCTGAGCACACTTCTCTACTGTGCTTTGATGAATTTTTTGTCACTGATATCGGTGATGCCATCATCATGGCGAGATTGTTTGAAGCCCTTTTTGAAGCTGGCGTAACCTTAGTTGCAACCTCTAATTGTCACCCAACGGAATTATACAAAGATGGATTACACAGAGACCGCTTTGAACCAACCATCCACCTGCTCATGCGCCATTGTGAAGTTATATCTGTGTGTGGTGAGACGGATCATCGATTTAGTAAAGGAACAACGGCAAACCACTACTTCGTCAACGATAAACAAGCGTTTTGGGACGCTTTTACTAATGCAGGTGGCATATTCAAACCGGGAGTCCTTGAGGTTAATCATCGTCTAATTAACGTGCTTGGCGAAAATGAAAGCGTCGTATGTTTTGATTTTATGGAGATCTGCTCAAGCCCTCGCGCTACCAATGACTATATTGAGCTTGCACAGCAATTTAGCTGTATTTTTATCTCTGAGTTACCGCTACTTGGTGTTACTCCAGAGAATAAAGATGTAGCACAAGGAACTGAGGAAGGCTATATCCGCCCGAATAACACAATGCAACCTAGGATTGGCGACGATGAGGCCAGACGACTGATTGCGATTATCGATGAATGTTACGAAGCCAAAGTACTGGTTGTTTTTTTGGCAGATGCGCCCATAGCGCAAATCTACCAAGGAGAGCAGCTGGCATTTGCTTTCGCTCGCTGCATTAGTCGAGTGACAGAAATGCAAAGTTGGTCTCTTAGCGCCTGCTGA
- a CDS encoding nuclear transport factor 2 family protein: MKVRYALLPLMLVSSLCSADTLSDKVNAYFEAQKAVEHQYSKESDVTHLLTLLTPDASFEHPRFNAVLSKEEYKKGLLSYLGQYGKCDIEVTNIIEGLNVVTVEYLHPCVDQQGNTDEKENKQKLMTLFEFSGEKIKRIRHYF, translated from the coding sequence ATGAAAGTTCGATATGCACTGCTGCCCCTCATGCTGGTTTCAAGTCTTTGCTCCGCAGATACACTGAGCGACAAGGTCAATGCTTACTTCGAGGCACAAAAAGCCGTTGAACACCAATATTCAAAAGAGTCTGATGTTACTCACCTACTTACGCTTTTAACGCCAGACGCCTCATTCGAGCACCCTCGCTTTAATGCCGTATTGTCAAAAGAAGAGTATAAGAAAGGCTTACTCAGCTATCTAGGCCAATACGGAAAATGCGATATCGAAGTCACAAACATCATTGAAGGCCTTAATGTGGTGACCGTTGAGTATCTACATCCTTGCGTTGATCAGCAAGGTAACACGGATGAAAAAGAAAATAAGCAAAAGCTTATGACACTGTTTGAGTTTAGCGGCGAAAAAATAAAGCGTATTCGCCACTATTTTTAA
- a CDS encoding alpha/beta hydrolase-fold protein, protein MRIGKAVQCLFAVTLAAFFSGAAMAESEEKTKQEYEQQTKTLMSKVLDEKRAFTIQLPKSYHTNPNKKYPVIYRLDGKGNLPLMTAVLERLQGANVSAAPEVIIVAIENTDRLRDLYPTKNKEPAGPMDIGGGAPKFLEFIETELIPYVNQTYRTHDFKVIAGASAAGTFALYALQAKPELFQAHIAYSPAVWWNFGATAKSTKAFISKTKQLDNFLYITIGEEGGVMRERYDDMARFLAENQPHDLRFFSEAYDNVPHGLVSAAGIFSAYQKLFLSTRMPARAYTGELSSITKYYQQLSAQYGEVFEPQEAVIRELGYYHVSMGNVKEAIKLFKFGVSRYPNNADAYNGLAYGYETDKQYQASLEQVNKALALSTKGDGGYDVFVARKERLTKLLGE, encoded by the coding sequence ATGAGAATTGGTAAGGCAGTTCAGTGCTTGTTTGCTGTGACTTTAGCGGCTTTCTTTTCGGGAGCAGCGATGGCAGAGTCCGAAGAAAAGACAAAACAAGAATATGAGCAACAAACAAAAACCTTGATGTCAAAAGTGCTTGATGAAAAGAGAGCTTTTACAATTCAACTACCCAAAAGTTATCACACCAACCCCAATAAAAAATACCCTGTGATTTATCGCCTTGATGGTAAAGGCAACCTCCCGTTGATGACCGCAGTACTTGAGCGTTTGCAAGGAGCAAACGTTTCTGCGGCACCTGAAGTTATTATTGTTGCGATCGAAAATACAGACAGGTTAAGAGATCTTTATCCAACTAAGAATAAAGAGCCTGCAGGACCTATGGATATTGGCGGCGGGGCACCCAAGTTTTTAGAGTTTATTGAGACTGAGCTTATTCCTTATGTGAACCAGACCTATCGCACTCATGATTTTAAAGTCATTGCAGGTGCTTCTGCAGCGGGTACTTTTGCTCTTTATGCTTTGCAGGCAAAGCCCGAGCTATTTCAAGCGCATATTGCTTATAGTCCAGCGGTATGGTGGAACTTTGGCGCGACAGCAAAGAGTACTAAAGCGTTTATTTCCAAAACTAAGCAGTTAGATAACTTTCTATATATCACAATTGGCGAGGAAGGCGGCGTGATGCGCGAAAGATACGACGATATGGCGCGCTTTTTAGCTGAAAATCAACCACATGATTTGCGCTTTTTCAGCGAGGCTTACGACAATGTTCCTCATGGACTTGTGTCTGCAGCTGGTATTTTTAGCGCGTATCAAAAGCTGTTTTTGTCAACCCGAATGCCTGCGCGTGCTTATACTGGTGAATTGAGCTCTATTACTAAGTATTATCAACAACTGTCTGCTCAATATGGCGAGGTTTTTGAGCCACAGGAAGCCGTGATCAGAGAACTTGGCTATTACCACGTAAGTATGGGTAACGTGAAAGAAGCAATTAAGTTGTTTAAGTTTGGCGTTTCACGCTATCCAAATAATGCAGATGCCTACAACGGCTTAGCATATGGCTATGAAACCGACAAACAATACCAAGCATCTTTAGAGCAAGTAAACAAAGCGCTGGCATTATCAACGAAGGGTGATGGTGGCTACGATGTCTTTGTTGCTCGTAAAGAGCGGCTAACTAAATTACTTGGTGAGTGA
- a CDS encoding TPR end-of-group domain-containing protein translates to MMYSSFLTHVATCLTFSSLIIAQPAKAEPIRVLTSTSEQAHVAQQLNVKSPVDYLNTRINALALVRSKHWQQALPQLQKLTKSYQDDGDTWYLLGLTQIQLGHYEQAIIALKKALSLGVNLTNVPTGSRPSNDIMIKIAGAYAALGKVDKANEWLSKSLSARYDERSSLANKSVFDSIKDNMQFQRLTGNYKDTSLTRDQQWNADLDFLLSEIKRLHVNEQASNNPDLITLANNLRSDIPKLTDQQIVFGMMRIIGALGNGHNFIVPTFGEKGNFTRLPVQFYAFSDGLYIVDAEAEFSDLIGYKVTAFGQTPTAEAMAKVAEINPRDNEMQQLWLAPYYLAMPEVLAGLELSDASNEVSITVENTQSMQKTIRLSGQSFEFRGFPTLPDNHQKSPQYLQSVTKPYWYEVDKSNGVLYVQFNAVAQMKTQSLAQFSAELIETIKRGEVNHLVLDLRHNSGGNGSILPPLLKALIYFEAAKPAGKLFVVMGRNTFSAAQNLLTNIDSFTNAILVGEPSGSRPNHIGEAGRFRLPFSGVFGLVSSQFHQTSRAEDHRIWIAPHMPVLLDSTSYFNGVDPAIKAIYSVLDKNVDGLVK, encoded by the coding sequence ATGATGTATTCAAGTTTTCTCACTCATGTGGCCACTTGCCTGACTTTTAGTAGTTTGATTATCGCGCAGCCTGCAAAGGCTGAACCTATTCGGGTGCTGACATCAACGAGCGAACAAGCGCATGTTGCACAGCAATTAAATGTCAAATCCCCAGTTGATTACCTAAATACACGGATCAACGCACTAGCGTTGGTACGTAGCAAACATTGGCAGCAGGCGTTACCACAACTGCAAAAGCTTACTAAGTCGTATCAAGATGACGGAGACACTTGGTATCTATTGGGATTAACGCAAATACAATTAGGGCATTATGAGCAAGCTATCATTGCGCTGAAAAAGGCGTTGTCACTGGGTGTAAACCTAACCAATGTACCTACCGGTTCGCGCCCCTCAAATGACATTATGATAAAGATTGCAGGTGCGTATGCCGCACTGGGAAAAGTAGATAAAGCTAATGAGTGGCTGAGTAAGTCTTTGTCAGCGCGGTACGACGAACGCAGTAGCTTAGCAAATAAAAGTGTTTTCGACTCCATCAAAGATAATATGCAATTTCAGCGTCTTACAGGTAACTATAAAGATACTTCGCTCACTCGGGATCAGCAGTGGAATGCGGATTTAGATTTCTTACTCTCAGAAATTAAGCGGTTGCATGTTAACGAACAGGCAAGTAACAACCCGGATTTAATTACGTTGGCAAATAATTTGCGCTCAGATATACCCAAGTTAACTGATCAGCAAATTGTTTTTGGTATGATGCGAATAATAGGCGCGCTTGGTAACGGGCATAACTTTATCGTGCCGACTTTCGGAGAAAAAGGGAATTTCACTCGTTTGCCTGTGCAGTTTTATGCCTTTAGCGATGGCCTTTACATCGTTGATGCCGAAGCTGAGTTTAGTGATTTAATCGGCTATAAAGTCACAGCCTTTGGGCAAACACCAACCGCAGAAGCAATGGCGAAAGTTGCCGAGATTAACCCGCGAGATAATGAAATGCAGCAGCTGTGGCTTGCGCCTTATTATCTCGCAATGCCTGAAGTACTCGCTGGACTAGAGTTGAGCGATGCGTCAAATGAGGTGTCTATCACGGTAGAAAATACACAGAGCATGCAAAAGACCATTCGCCTTAGTGGCCAATCATTCGAATTTCGCGGTTTTCCGACTTTGCCGGATAATCATCAAAAAAGCCCACAATATCTGCAAAGTGTCACCAAACCTTATTGGTACGAAGTGGACAAAAGCAATGGAGTTTTGTACGTACAATTTAATGCCGTTGCACAGATGAAAACGCAGTCGCTAGCGCAATTTAGTGCGGAGTTGATAGAGACAATAAAACGCGGTGAAGTAAATCACTTGGTGCTGGATTTACGACACAATAGTGGTGGCAATGGATCCATCTTACCACCATTACTAAAGGCACTTATTTATTTTGAAGCGGCAAAGCCAGCAGGCAAGTTATTTGTAGTGATGGGACGTAATACCTTTTCAGCAGCGCAAAACCTCTTAACCAATATTGATAGTTTTACTAATGCAATATTGGTTGGAGAACCAAGTGGCTCTCGACCAAACCATATTGGTGAAGCTGGAAGGTTTCGTTTACCGTTCAGTGGAGTGTTTGGACTCGTTTCGTCGCAGTTTCATCAAACTTCTCGCGCAGAAGATCACCGAATTTGGATTGCACCACATATGCCGGTATTGCTAGACTCTACAAGCTACTTCAATGGTGTCGATCCCGCTATTAAGGCCATTTATAGTGTATTGGATAAAAACGTCGATGGTTTAGTTAAGTAA
- a CDS encoding helix-turn-helix domain-containing protein yields the protein MATNFAEEALGARSYLLITPVFTLATGPLVYFLFKNLLNANQHKQERRLVHFLPVLLALPFTEYTQLVIALGTVSQLIYFAFTVQLIGLYQRASAEIRADVNTRDLQWIRTTVVLFVIFALVDLVRLNMQTYNDISTKALWYFIDLVWLLAINLYLVAKVHNQPHLEDSITQAQEITFNEVDKQSEDPTEIFNAIHNTIMQHYLYRQPRLTIHDVAEVIGIGVKDISWAINTCGGYNFNEYINSLRVDEVKQQLQREKQSTPNLLVLAMNAGFNSKSSFNSVFKKQTGYTSSQFSKLI from the coding sequence ATGGCAACCAACTTTGCTGAAGAAGCGTTAGGGGCTAGAAGCTATTTACTTATCACGCCTGTATTTACCCTAGCTACTGGGCCTTTAGTCTATTTTCTGTTTAAAAATCTACTTAATGCCAATCAACATAAGCAAGAGCGAAGGTTAGTCCATTTCTTACCTGTTTTGCTGGCGCTTCCATTTACTGAATACACCCAGCTTGTGATTGCGCTTGGTACTGTCAGTCAGTTGATTTATTTTGCTTTTACGGTGCAACTTATTGGTCTTTACCAGCGAGCATCCGCGGAGATCAGAGCGGACGTCAATACGCGCGATTTACAGTGGATCAGAACAACGGTTGTCTTGTTTGTGATCTTTGCTCTGGTGGATTTGGTTAGACTCAATATGCAAACATACAACGACATCAGCACTAAAGCACTCTGGTATTTTATTGACTTAGTTTGGTTACTTGCAATTAATCTTTACCTAGTTGCCAAAGTACATAACCAACCACACCTCGAAGATTCCATAACCCAAGCTCAAGAAATAACGTTCAATGAGGTGGATAAACAGTCAGAAGATCCAACCGAGATATTCAATGCAATTCATAACACGATTATGCAGCACTATTTATATCGCCAGCCACGCCTGACGATCCACGATGTTGCTGAGGTTATTGGAATTGGGGTAAAGGATATCTCATGGGCCATCAATACTTGTGGTGGTTACAACTTTAATGAGTATATCAATAGCCTGCGGGTCGATGAGGTAAAACAGCAACTACAACGCGAAAAGCAATCAACGCCCAACTTGTTAGTGCTCGCAATGAACGCTGGGTTTAACTCAAAATCCTCGTTTAACAGTGTTTTTAAAAAGCAAACGGGTTACACTTCAAGTCAATTTTCAAAATTAATATAA
- a CDS encoding DEAD/DEAH box helicase, with product MATFSSFSFAQPLLDALQDVNFHTLTPIQQAAIPAVRQGSDVLATAQTGTGKTAAFALPIIQKLLEAEAQSTPRALILAPTRELAEQIANNCATFAKYTDLKVQALFGGVNANGQAERLKQGVDILVATPGRLLDHIRLGNVTLSNVKHLVLDEADRMLDMGFITDMQKIIELVDKQKQLLLFSATFPSAMKQFAKQVLDHPKLIQATPENSTADTVRHVVYPVKEERKRELLSELIGTKNWQQVLVFVNMKETADKLVEELKLDGIDANVCHGDKTQGARRRALREFTEGKVRVMVATEVAARGLDIVGLPRVVNYDVPYLAEDYVHRIGRTGRAGQFGYAITFVSREEESDLIHIEQLIEQQISRYYLPGYEVANRERLVETIQKKPAHQRRKARVNKPSNQASAEARLKNRSRIANVRKQQNKK from the coding sequence ATGGCAACGTTTTCTTCATTTAGTTTCGCACAGCCTCTTTTAGATGCGCTGCAAGACGTCAATTTTCATACATTAACGCCAATTCAACAGGCGGCTATCCCAGCTGTCCGTCAAGGTAGTGATGTGCTCGCAACAGCGCAAACTGGAACAGGGAAAACCGCAGCTTTTGCATTACCTATCATCCAAAAATTGCTTGAGGCTGAAGCGCAGTCGACGCCAAGAGCGTTGATTTTGGCGCCAACGCGTGAGCTTGCTGAGCAGATCGCTAACAACTGTGCGACATTTGCAAAGTACACAGACTTAAAGGTGCAGGCACTGTTTGGCGGGGTTAACGCCAATGGCCAAGCTGAGCGCTTGAAGCAGGGCGTGGATATTTTAGTGGCGACCCCTGGACGCTTGTTAGATCACATCCGCTTAGGTAATGTCACGTTGAGTAACGTTAAACACTTAGTGTTAGACGAAGCTGACCGCATGTTAGATATGGGCTTTATCACCGACATGCAAAAAATCATTGAGCTGGTGGATAAGCAAAAGCAGCTATTGTTGTTTTCTGCAACTTTCCCGTCGGCAATGAAACAGTTCGCGAAACAAGTGTTGGATCACCCTAAGTTAATCCAAGCGACGCCAGAAAATAGTACAGCCGACACGGTTCGCCACGTTGTTTATCCAGTTAAAGAAGAGCGTAAGCGCGAGTTACTGTCTGAGCTGATCGGGACCAAAAATTGGCAACAAGTGCTAGTGTTCGTCAATATGAAAGAAACCGCAGACAAGCTAGTTGAAGAGCTAAAGCTTGATGGTATAGATGCAAATGTATGTCATGGCGACAAAACTCAAGGCGCTCGTCGTCGCGCTTTAAGAGAGTTCACCGAAGGCAAAGTACGGGTTATGGTTGCAACCGAAGTCGCAGCTCGCGGATTGGATATCGTTGGCCTGCCACGCGTGGTTAACTACGATGTGCCTTATCTTGCCGAAGATTATGTTCACCGCATCGGAAGAACTGGTCGTGCAGGTCAGTTTGGTTATGCGATCACCTTTGTAAGCCGAGAAGAAGAATCTGATCTTATTCATATTGAACAGTTAATCGAGCAGCAAATTTCGCGCTATTATCTGCCGGGCTACGAAGTAGCAAACCGTGAAAGACTGGTTGAAACTATCCAGAAGAAACCAGCGCATCAACGTCGTAAGGCGCGGGTGAATAAGCCTTCGAATCAAGCAAGTGCAGAAGCAAGATTAAAAAACCGCTCTCGTATTGCAAACGTACGTAAGCAGCAAAATAAGAAGTAA
- a CDS encoding dihydrodipicolinate synthase family protein — MHQIQSIKKASLITAIKTPYTMAGEIDLDTYDKLVEAQIAGGVDGIVVGGTTGEGQLMNWEEHLMLIAHSANKFGDKLLIVGNTGSNNTREAKKATEYGFASGMHCALQINPYYGKTSIAGVKAHLKEVLEIGPGFIYNVPGRTGQDITPDIIEPLASHKHFVGMKECAGDERIAHYEAKGIACWSGNDDQAHDSRHNSQSHGVISVASNIIPGLFRQLMDTPNQALNQSLQPLMNWLFCEPNPIAINSALIMTGAVKPVFRLPYVPLSQVQQKEGIELLSQLKETDFVGSTPKLIDETLLKFC, encoded by the coding sequence ATGCATCAGATCCAATCAATAAAAAAAGCAAGCTTAATTACCGCTATTAAAACCCCTTACACAATGGCGGGTGAAATTGACTTAGATACTTACGACAAGCTAGTCGAAGCGCAAATTGCAGGCGGTGTCGATGGTATTGTTGTAGGTGGCACCACAGGTGAAGGCCAACTGATGAATTGGGAAGAGCACTTAATGCTCATTGCCCATTCGGCGAATAAGTTTGGCGATAAATTGCTGATTGTTGGTAACACCGGCAGCAATAACACCAGAGAAGCAAAAAAAGCGACTGAATATGGGTTTGCATCAGGTATGCACTGTGCACTACAAATAAACCCGTATTATGGCAAAACCTCAATTGCGGGTGTGAAGGCACACTTGAAAGAAGTATTAGAAATCGGTCCTGGCTTTATTTACAACGTGCCTGGCAGAACGGGACAGGACATTACGCCTGATATCATTGAGCCGCTGGCCAGCCACAAGCATTTTGTTGGTATGAAAGAATGTGCGGGTGATGAGCGTATCGCGCACTATGAAGCGAAAGGCATTGCGTGTTGGTCAGGTAACGATGATCAAGCCCACGATAGCCGCCATAACAGCCAATCTCATGGCGTTATTTCTGTTGCTTCAAACATCATTCCGGGCTTATTCAGACAATTGATGGACACGCCTAACCAAGCGCTTAATCAGTCATTGCAACCGTTAATGAACTGGCTCTTCTGCGAACCAAATCCAATTGCTATCAATTCGGCTTTGATTATGACTGGCGCAGTCAAACCGGTATTTAGATTACCTTATGTGCCACTGTCGCAAGTACAGCAAAAAGAGGGGATTGAACTCCTTTCTCAGTTAAAAGAAACTGACTTTGTTGGCTCGACACCAAAATTAATTGACGAAACCTTGCTTAAGTTTTGTTAA
- a CDS encoding DUF6058 family natural product biosynthesis protein, producing MGLTHFLNTHFYTTLELSSSLKIPEEQLLEWQQMSLFPNPSYSIQNQIKCSSYFGLYECEEYTDFYARGLLNWGQLLLKHKVDQSSSAFELFQQRYCEALAKCIEKGFYTEDPSFSDDLTEHVQQVWQQFLCGKYGVISQNGLIEEALYIDLGRAIIDDITEARTASSIAPEQRSQVHCAMKLLNKALAANTQAEQTESLRTRYIDQLISKYDLSIK from the coding sequence ATGGGACTGACACATTTTCTAAATACGCACTTTTATACCACTTTGGAGCTGAGCAGCAGCTTAAAGATACCTGAAGAACAGCTCTTAGAATGGCAACAAATGAGCCTATTCCCAAATCCGAGTTATAGTATTCAAAATCAAATTAAGTGTAGTTCGTACTTTGGCCTGTACGAATGTGAAGAATATACTGATTTTTATGCCCGAGGCCTACTAAATTGGGGGCAACTTTTACTTAAACATAAAGTCGATCAATCAAGTAGTGCATTTGAGTTATTTCAACAGCGTTACTGTGAAGCACTTGCGAAATGTATTGAAAAAGGCTTTTACACCGAAGATCCAAGCTTTAGTGATGACCTTACGGAGCATGTACAACAAGTTTGGCAACAGTTTTTATGTGGCAAGTATGGTGTGATCAGCCAAAATGGTCTCATAGAGGAAGCGCTTTATATTGACCTAGGGCGCGCGATTATCGACGATATAACAGAAGCAAGAACCGCCAGTAGTATTGCCCCAGAGCAACGTAGTCAAGTACACTGCGCCATGAAGCTACTAAACAAAGCACTAGCAGCCAATACTCAGGCTGAGCAAACAGAGTCGCTACGCACTCGATACATTGACCAATTGATTAGTAAGTACGACTTATCAATCAAATAA
- a CDS encoding type B 50S ribosomal protein L31 → MKPNIHPDYQLVAFHDTSVDKYFIVGSTIKSDRTVELDGKTYPYFPIDVSSASHPFYTGKQKLVASDGRVAQFNRRFKNLATKKG, encoded by the coding sequence GTGAAACCCAATATCCACCCTGATTATCAACTTGTTGCCTTCCATGATACATCGGTTGATAAGTACTTTATCGTCGGTTCAACCATTAAATCGGACAGAACCGTTGAATTAGATGGTAAGACTTACCCTTACTTCCCAATTGATGTCTCTAGCGCGTCTCACCCTTTCTACACAGGTAAACAGAAGTTGGTGGCAAGTGATGGTCGTGTTGCACAATTTAACCGCCGCTTTAAAAACCTTGCGACTAAAAAAGGATAA
- the ykgO gene encoding type B 50S ribosomal protein L36 codes for MKVLSSLKSAKNRPGCQVVKRRGRVYVICKSNPRFKAVQGKKKKR; via the coding sequence ATGAAAGTACTGAGCTCACTCAAAAGCGCCAAAAATAGACCTGGGTGCCAAGTTGTAAAAAGACGTGGTCGGGTTTATGTAATTTGTAAATCTAATCCGCGATTTAAAGCGGTTCAAGGTAAGAAAAAGAAACGTTAA